In Lolium perenne isolate Kyuss_39 chromosome 5, Kyuss_2.0, whole genome shotgun sequence, the sequence tgttcaaataacacaattttacaatttttatgccaaaagcttcaatttcccttagtccctttattatttgggtgcccctgttttacttagtgttactcagttttccccctccgggcccacttgttgtactcagtcctactcaattttgcccttccgataaacatttcctcacttttcaccctcttagttctactcagttttcctaacttgtactcactggctgatctctgattggtcgagatgtatgtcacacggatcttggttggttgaaagctcaacgaacgcttgcaccgtacgatcatttatgatcggacggcctgtatatctctctctaccacgatggacgcatacggagacaagagcagagcacatacctaccaaccctggcagtcgcatattccagtcgcatcttcctctctcctctttcctctcttactccggcggtcgaggcggcgcggatctaaccgtgcgtgcggtggcgtgcggcggcgcggatctaagagtgccggtgaggatctaaccgtcagaaatagttgaaatgtctctctctgtctcactttcgtttctcttctcagatctgttgaatgatgaagaaccccaagacggcggccgtgccgacagtggtcatcgatgccacgaacattgaagccatcgccgataacatcgcttcaacggcggatggcgcagatgaccaccctcagccgcccgtcgacccggcctttcttgcccatcgctaCGCGGCcatgttcgacgccgcaaattgagatacattatgataaatttgtatttttcaatttccaattgggataaaattgttcgaactactaccaccgtctcaaataaagcttctccacgttcttgatgtgtccatgtacatccgtatgtatgatttgaattctatcccaacttgattgggaagatattgtcccatattgatatgtatttgatccggaggctggtacatgctttcacttttataaaatgttcatgcatgctaaaattatgGCGCGCATTACAtagcacaactaggaaattgtacgccataatacagtgcttagagccacaacaaaatacagtggttagagccatctactgaataaaaaTTCTATACAAAAttgtctaccagaaccacataactgctaggacagggatgacacctaataaaactgcccagatgaatctacttttctcctctcccatcactttaagttcatgttctagattttctaccacttgatcaaatacggcaagatctgtctcaactctcaacttctccttgcgaataagctctgaattcttcttttcttcctccacaatacgcttcagctcgaatatcatcaggtttttacgggccaattcatcacgtaaattggccaccttctcctccaaatccatcttctggctacaccactgggttgattcatcttggtatgcaatgtaccatggatcatcggcttgcctggctaactgtaacaataaaggaaaaaagaacaactcaaatcactccaacaggccatggcggaactttcaacggtagtatagagagctgaagctagatacctgcacttccgacgaggtaggagaagtagaacgtggccacgacatgatcgaatccccaccctcgccggtgtacccgctatgaccagacattgaggactatttcgtacctgcaaactccaataaattacgggaaccgaatcgattagggggcggggaaggcagaagcggaggtcttaccaagctatactaccaattggtacgcggaacaaatcccggtcgtcgtgggcggtggatctgcttgcggcggactttcctgcggtgggtacaatgtgtgcggatgaaacaagtgctggagccgtggttgatgtgcagcgccgcagtccgtctgacgccgccgggggacagagccggcggcgcgacgaggcaccggcgatggctgctccgtccgacggtggggaacgagctacCAGCGGtgctccggtctagcttaagaataattaattagcgaacttgttgcttctctctatgatattctctaaagaaatATATCATagcggcaatatgtgtcttttcctgaaaaatagacgaccccactcgtcattggctgcggaggccccacagagcggcaatatatgattttctctaaataaatagacgaccccactggtcattggctgcggcagcccacgtagcggcaatatgtcttttcctgaaaaatatacgaccccaccggtcattggctgcggcggcctacgtagcggcaatatatgattttctctaaataaatagacgaccccactggtcattggctgcggcagccccacagagcggcaatatatgtcttttcctgaaaaatatacgaccccactggtcattggctgcggaggctccacagagcggcaatatatgattttctctaaataaatagacgaccccactggtcattggctgcgacagccccacagagcggcaatatatgtcttttcctgaaaaatatacgacccactggtcattgactgcggcagccctatagagcggccccatttgtcattggcagcaacgcgtataaaatcatgacataaaacggcccacacgtcagcgatagatggatggctgctccgacgtgtctcctgaccctacccgtcagcacgagacggtcagggaggagctgcccctgtgcggccccacccggtcagactaacggtcaaggcctccgaCTCGACGGCCACTctaccgttccagcacttgtgggtgtttcaaactagaggaggggaaaactgaggaaaaactaagggactggggaaactgagtacaactaacaaaccaggggcacgaaaatagaaatcccaattaCTAAACACACCCGGCCATGTGCTACTCCCAGACATAGACAGGTGGGTCCTGCATCCACGTCGTCAGCCACGAAGGCGTGGACCAGGTCAAATGCACAGGAGGCCCACGGCCACATCACCTCTCCCCGGAGGCTTGACGCCGGCGGGCAGTCGGCGACGGTGCCGTCGATTTGAGGCCTCCCAAGATACAAGTTTCGGTGTTTCTGAACCTCCTCGACGTGTTGAATACGATGCTGGTGGCTCCGCCACCTATTGGTCACCGGAGAGAGCTCCGGCGAACCCTACTGCGGCGGCGCACCCGGCAAGATCTCGAATCAGAGCTACAAGCGGCCCTAGGACATGATAAAAGATGCTAGAGACGCGGGGGCTCACCCTGATCCTTCCTAGAGGGTTGCCGGAGTCGATCGGAGACGAGGTCGACGACGATTTCCATTTTCCGGCGGAATACTGGCGAAAGGGAATGGAGGATTGGCGGCTTCTGGGATCTCCTCTTCTCGATTCCTTCCACCAGCATGCTCACCAGAGTCGGGCGCATCTCCAAGACTATGCGCCAGACcgtgaggtggctccaatcgccAGGTTCGTCCTCGACACCGGCGAACGTTCACAAAGAGGTGTGAGATATTGAGGGCTCCAGGGAGGAAATGAGAAGATGGCGATGAACAAGGGCAGCACGGCGGTTCTCCTAACGGTTTTATAGTGCTGGAGGTAGTCGGAAACGACGACATGACTGTGATGACCGGCGGAGATACACGGCCATGTCGGTGTGGTTTCTGGGTGCGAATCTTGGTGCATCTACTGGCGATGGATGCAAGTGGCATCCACCATGGCTCTGGAATGGTGATTGACGTCCGGTTCATCCTTATCAGCGACGAGGACGTGGCGCTGGTCGTCGCCGTGGCGGCCTCGCACCGCTGCAGAAGACGAAGACGATAACGTCTTCTCTGCGTGCGTTTTAAGTGAAGAGGTATCCTGGGCTGGTTTGGGCTGACGTTGATGGGCTGCTACTGGGCTCCTTCGGCTGTGCTGGTGGGCTGCTGCATTTGGACAGGTAAGGcttctccttttcttttatttctgttTTCCCTTTTTCTGTTTTCCATATAGTTAATTTAAATACTGTTTGAATTCATATATTATGtaactttattgtttgaattcaagTGAGATTCATTCCAGACACTTAGTAGTTTGTTACTGTATATTAGAAATTTTAATAGGAATACTAAAGCATAGGTTTATTAATTACTATTGATATTTGAATTTAATAGCCCAATATGCATGAATTTGAATATTGTCTTTGAAGATATTCAAATTATTTTCCAATGATTGTTTTCTCATTTAATGATACATAGATTTTTATTTGGTTTTATCTTGCAAGAAACATTTCCAAAGTAATGTTTATTTATGGATTTCTATTAAAAAGTGATTTAATGGCATGGCTTCATGTACCTATATATTTCTAGGGTCTTGATTTAGTCACTTTCATATGATTGTACGTGAACACTTAGTTGTTAAGGTCTTGTGAATCTTCTTATAATAAGGTTAGCCCTAGAATTATATTTAATAACACTTTGAAttacttagagtaggtattactctcatcctggtttggtcttggttaaattataagtggttgatcaccacttgTGGGTTTTAACTATAGGACTTAGCATTAGATGTCTCTTATGTTCAATACTTAAGCATGAGAGTGCAATGCTAGGGTTCTAATTCTATGTGCTTACTGACACATGGTTTGAAACTCCAATATGGCTTCATTGGGTTTTATTGTGCTCACCCAAGTGGTATACAAActaggttgagatataattctaggttgtgGATATGATAAGACACCATATTGTATTTGCTAGGGTTTACTCCCCTCTatgataaaatggttacttgcttaataattcatgtgctcctttaattactaaggacttgagaattagttttgtcttctcccaattaacttctattgctatccttaatttatcattaaagtaactaaagttgttatagttctttttatagttaactttggtcatatggatggatggtttctcaccatacaaagtatagagtttgactctaaaggttttcttgtggttcttaagtgaagaatagttggaatgtagatgtggtagaattgtacttatgatcaccaagtgattcacaagttaaggttgggatataagcctagagttgcttactagttaccaccCTATGATAAAATGTGGTgagtgatatctacttatcctattagggtttatcttatccttacataactcaagagcatgatcatggtttaggcatGATCAATTTGTTCTTAACATCTTCTACCTCAAATTctaagggtttatgatcattacttaatttataatgatcaaggtttggcttcctaaggtatctctcattaaatgggtttctcacttctatgatcaagcattgtcttgatcaactaaggtatagtacttctaatttaccttcttgaatgggactactatggttgcctcactaatttatatcccaggagaatacctgagatattctgttagggttttacttaaacaatgttgatataatcatctgagtatatggatagttctctccctcaaattcaagtgttgcctcaactattttgagtgtagcaccatagcttgagctctctttcataggaatagttattctagggtttatggtgtactctcaatatctcaataggcatctagtctaaaactccacttgtctATCTtgattgaattaatctcctccttactttatcaattcatggatatcgtattattccatgtgatattaggttatctcaccactctaaatggaaatggtttacaacctaatactttggttcaatggttgtcctttattcatgAATAGGTAGAACTAGggttggtatgaatggtctctctcatttggaaaggacttcaatgctaacctaagcttaggctccatagagaatgatgtgatcatcaatatctatgtttaacataattgggttctctctctagggatggtctggaataatatcctagggtttctcttgaagatgatgttgtgatcatatggatatttatatccaaggtttgcctcaagctttatcattgcttctctaataattacaatagaactctcacctctctaggtttgatgtaaaactatttggaatagagaagaatgtatatttcttaagttgaatatccttgtcttgtttccaaggttaaagtagaatggatatcatagggtttatgataagagaatagattagtttaagacatggagaagataagtgaagaatagtttatccaattattgttacttgatttccaattaattgtaggttcatatgttatggcaaggaattccatgttatgatcttttataagatcaagcaattgatcattgagtaaagtattgttgtgttgattattagttccatttgatctaaccccttagatcaaatcatctctacccaaaacaaggttttatcaaagtcacattgaggtttatagcgcttgacttgatgagctacttcgattccaccaaggtcaagtgaaacttcagttactgtgactgttttactttaaagcgcgaaaatttcccagattttctatgcatgaatgcaatgcacacatctgtttcctctatttttgtaaccccaatacctggggtaTTACAGGTTATATCatagagtactttgatgatataaaggtcTGGGATGattggccactacgtgtggatagattagcAAACTACGGTCTAAAAAATAAACAAAGGTCATACCGTTTgtaggatgtattggctgcacactgcagacggaagaagttcaatgaatatttctttCAGATACAGgaatggagcgacgaagaaatatatgctgaatgaaaAACAGATTCATTCATCCCGCGCTTagtcttcatgttggccatacattgcgtcttctattattttcagcttagtttgtcgtgaacattaacatcgttattggctgcttttagctgttgtatgcagttcatgtattatacttagttttcgtgatttattatgctgctgtgaatttatcatagcttctagatttgctactagatttattATCATATAGTTGATTTGACGTGGTTAATAAAGATAAACGCGATGATGGTCAAGGATAAAGGGGCTATGCGCCTGGGTAAAAACCAACGAGCAAGACTCGGGGTTATGAACTCATGGATTTTCTATCGCTGGAAGGCGAAGAGACTGAGCTATTATGCCATTTTTTGAACTTAGCTCGCTAGGATCATTCCAAGATCCGGATTCTATGGATATTGACCCGGGTACCGCGGCCTACCAAAGTGGTAGAGACAGGGAAGATATGGCGCGCGCAAGTGTATTCTTAAATGTTATTCACCTGAccccaaaaaacgagggccaaaaggcaacaATCATTGAAgaaaaagacagaaatagaagtttctctagatttgataataatttgatgaaaatagagagaaCTGTTACAGAGAGAAGGAAAAAATGTGCTCTTAAAAAGGGATGCTAATTTGGGTCGAAAGAGATAGAACCctgctcctgctcacgtacaaccaaatgcggtttcgtcctgtcccacgcggtccttttataccagccccacgcgacgcgaccCCACACAACGCGTtcccacacgtcagcacagaacggttAACTAAACAGGAATCCTccagtctgagctccttctgcgggtttcagacaagggcttaggaaaaactgagaaaaaactaagAAGTTGGTAAAAACTGACTACAATTAAGAACTCAAGTCTCGGAAAGTACCATGTGCACATGAGCACAAATGCTCCTTGGActtttgaatttttgaaaattttcaaaacctcgctcttttatgttttcaaaaattatgacattaaatatgtagatataTTTAGACACGAGGAGTGTAGTCAAAAAAGTCATATTaaaaaaatactttgtattttggaaaatacaaaaaagaaAAATTTCTGACTATAAATAGTAGTACAATAGTACGTATATTTTGTCAGTTTACTGTCAGaaatttgttttttttgcatctcccaaaatataacgtattttttgacgagacttttttgattccaatcctcgtatacacatctatctacatatttaatgtcATAATTTTTGAAAGCAGAGAAATATGAGAATCTAAAATCTTCAAAAATCCAAAAATGAAGAGAGCACATGTGCACAAAATCCTCATCCCTCAAGTCTGCCTTAAGATGTCCTGAGTCGGTAATATTTCTCTGCAGACAATGGTACTTTTGAGTTGACTAGACTCGATTTTTGTATACGAGTTACTGACCCACTGCTTCGAGCTAGTAGTAATAATATGCTACAGTATTTATTTTTTGGGGTCGATGTCTACGTGGGGAAACACGCGTGACGTCTGGACACAGACAGGAGCATGTGCCGGGCCAGTGCAAAGTTGGATTGTATTGTACATAAGTGGGAAAATAAACAAAGGGAGTAGAGGCAGCCAGTGGTCCGTTCGGTCGGTCCTCAATCACATGAGCTGCCGCTAGCTTCCATCCAGCCACTAGCTTTTACTTTAAGGAAACGAAATCCGAAAATAAACTAAACCCAGTTGCCAATTTGCCCCTCACCAAACAATCACGCATGCAGAGACAGACCAGATCGAGATAGTCGATAAAGGGCGGACGCCAAGCTGAAAGATAGAACGAAAATTCAATGCGCCAATCATTGCCCCAGCACCAGGAACTCGTCATCCATTTTTCTCCTGGCAGTCTGGCAGTGATAAACGAGCAGTAGAAGACTTGAAGTGGTATTGTGTCTATCTGAGACTGAAGAAAGAATTTGTCTTTGTAGCTGCTGGACCATATCAGCAAGATATTTTTGCTAACACTGGAAGTAAGTCGGATGTGGTAGTCAGTGAACAGTAGAAAATGACATTGCAGCTCTGCTTTGACAAGTTTTGTTAATCGTTAATGTGCAGGAGGAGGTCTTCACAAACCACTGGGAGGGTAGAGAGAGAAATCACTGGCGGCAGTGGAAAAGGCAGCAGCAGAAGTGAAGCAAGAAGCAGGCAGGGGAGGGAAAGCCGGGGGACTTTCCGTTGGATCCTACTTCGCTTTTGGGGACGAAGGAGaaggcctctctctctctccctccctctgttCTTGGCTGGAGTGGAGGAGGAGATGTTCCCCCCTGGCCTGATCCACCACCGCACGGACGGGCCTGGCCCCGGCGAGGTGCCGCGCTCCGGCGGCGCGCCGAGCCTCGTGCTCACGGCGGACCCCAAGCCCCGGCTCCGCTGGACCGCCGACCTCCACGAGCGCTTCGTCGACGCCGTCGCCCAGCTCGGCGGGGCAGAAAGTGAGATTTTTTGCTCCGCCCTTCCTCTCTCTCCCCCTTCCCATTTTGTCCATTCTTGGCCATTGGAGTTAGGGCAATGCGTGCTTGCTCGGTGGGTGGGTCTTGGTTGGTGCGCTTCTCTTCATGCAACCGAGGATTCGAGCGCGGCATGCATGTGAGTCCACTTGCCGGTTGCGGAACAAGGATTTGAGCCATTTGGGATCTTTGTGCTAAAATTTTAGGAAAAGTTTGAGGGTTTTGTTACTTGGAGCAAAACTTCCCTGAAATGCGAGCTGCTGGAAGAAGTAGAAACGCAAATTTAGCATGCTTTGGAGCTGGGAACCATCCAGCATGCTCTGCTCATGACGGATTTTCAGGGGGAACGTGTGGTCCTTTCTGGCTTTGGAGAGATGTGTCTCCATGGTGATTCAGGTGAAAGGGCGACTTTGGTTGATATATTGGATTTCAGTTCCCTGCAGGAACCACATAAGTTGATTATGCTCTTCAGAGAGAAATGACGATAATTCCTGTTAGGTATCCAAAGAAGTTGCTGCGCAATCAAGGGTTTGTTTCATTGACGACATTCTGGGGTTACAGTTCTGATTTTGGTCCTGGGATATGGTGATATTTGTTGCTTCTCATCATAGCACATTACTGAACAAAATGACAGTTATGGTTAAGCCCCAAAACATTGGACATTGGTTCATATCGATTTGGCTTTGGAATATTTGATATCGGTGATATATCAGATCATTTGTAGTTGTATCGGAACTCGGAAGGCAAATATCCACATTTATTTAGTTAGTCATTTGCTTATGATAGGTTTATTGTAATGGCAAAAGGCTACATTATATATGCATTGTTACACAAACGATGGATTGATTTGATAATGTCCTAAAGGTGCACATTTGTAAATTTTCTAATCAATTGTTTTTAGAAAAACCCTGCCAACTACATATCAGTGTATACCAACTAAATTATTGGTCAACGTATCATTCATATTGGCCGTTATGTGTGCATTTATGGAAAATTTTATGTTGAGTTGGTCTTGGTACCATCGATATTGATGATATGTCGGTCATCAGAATATCTAGAAGCTTGGTTAATGGCTTTACATGCTGGTTGTGGCAGCTATTCAAAGAACCAAGCGCGTGCGTGCGAGGGCATGTCTGTGGCCATGGCCGTTTGCGTGTGCGTCTGCGCCTGTGTGTCTGTTGCAAGTTGTTTTGTGGAAGTAGCAAAAATTTGGTTTCTTTCTTTTACATACATGTTTGTTATGTCACTGAGCGAGCACTAACTGGTGCAACATGCTAACTTTGCTACGACCTATCTTTCAAACTTCTGAATATAGGTGTtaaatgcatgatttttcttgcagAAGCAACACCGAAAACTATCTTAAGGACAATGGGTGTGAAGGGACTCACACTTTTCCACTTGAAGAGCCATCTTCAGGTACTTCACATTTTCTTGCCATTGCACTAAAGAAATTACGAAAAGGAGGGCTCCCCTGGCCTCTGCATTAGGTGACATCTTTCTTACGATGCCTTAAAAACATCTTTGTCATTTTGTGTTTTCTCTTTTGTCCTCATCACCAGAAATACAGAATGGGAAAACAACCGGGCAAAGAGACGCCGGAGCAATCTAAAGATGGTAAGTAATACAAAGCAGTCTACAGATCTTGCTATTTATGTCAGGAACTGAATTGTGTAGGGTTTGAATGTTAGTGGGACTATAGGGGAACTGATGTTATTGACATCACTGAGATATGGGATTTCAGGGAGAAGCATTTTACGCTCTGTGGgtgtgctttttttttttttccttcacACAATTTTGCATGAACTGTAGCAGGTTTGTAGCAGGAAGTTTGATTATTGTTGTTATGCATTGAAAGGATCAATATTTTTCATGTGCGCACATCGCTGGTAATCCAGTTGGGCAACCATTATTTTGAATTGGATAATCACATTAATATTTTGTATCTGCATACGTGTAATTAAAGAGGAAAGCAAACCTAGAATCTGATCTTGCTCAGTCTGCAGTAATTTCAATGTTTGGTTACATTATCACTTAATTGCAGCATGATATCATCACATGTAAATGCTTAGAAATTAAGCTAGCAGTTCTGGACATATCCTACAGTTGCACTTTCCCGTTGCAGTTATGCTTTCTTTACCAAATTCTGGCAAACTGTCAGTAAATCTATTCCACTATAGGTAATGCTTTGGTCTTTCTGTGCAAGCAGCCACGAGATGGTTCATGCCTCTATGTAATGTAGCTCTCAGCTGCCCATCTTGTTTTTTAAAGCACATGCAAAAAGCATTTGCACATCTTTTCATTAAAAGGAGAAGCAAGTAAATTTATAAGAGTTTTGGCTGATGGTatggacatatccaacggaggcctccggaagcgccagtgcatagcggacggataaagcatgctgagaatgttaagaggggtcgtggtagaccaaacttgacatgtgaggagtccgttaagagagacctcaaggtttggaatatcgacaaagatttagccatggataggggtgcgtggaagttagctatccacgttctggaaccatgacttggcttcgagatcttatgggtttcaactctagcctaccccaacttgtttgggactgaaaggcttggttgttgttgtttggCCGTAGGCCAACACAACAGGAACGCCTAAAGCTCAACTCTCACACATAGGCTCGCGCAACCTGTAGTGGTTCATATGTGACATGGCGCCGATGCTCGATCTTATCCTTGACTCTGTTGATCACCATGTTCACATTGCGAAGCTCTCCTGGGAAAACCTTTCATAAGTGTTACTAAATTATAACATATAAAGTCACTAGCAAGCAATGTTGAGTGACCACTATTAGTATTGTTGAGTCTACGCTTGCCGCAAAATATAACAGGGCAATTTTGTGAGCAAGTAACATGCATAGGCGCTAGTGGTATAAATCTGTTGGCAAGTACTCCAGTGTTGTAGCCCCAACTAGCTAATAGTTGCTTCTTAATTATGCTCATTACACTGTCAAAGTATATGCAAGGTGGGTCTTATGTTGTTAATATGATCATATGGATCACAAAGGTTCAAACCAAATATATTGTAGAAATATAGATCAGACAGTTAGATAAGAAGATATGGCCGTTCAAATTCTAACGGATGAAAATGAAAAGAGAAGTCAGGTTTAATGAACTTACAGTCTCTCTCATTTTCATCTATGTCTCTGTCCTTGGCTCTAATAGTCACAAATGTCGGAACACATAAAAAGGAAGTGTCAGACAAGATTGCAAGAATAAGTAAAGGAGACCAGTAGTTGTCTAGGTGTCAAACATTAGTTGCATCCTTTCGAGTTTATGATGCATCTGCCTTGCTTGGTAGCACACACATTGACTAATGCAGTTTACTGTATGATTTCCTCTTGTCAATCACGAGTAACTTAGTAAAAACAGCCCCGTGCATATCTTGTGAGAAACTGTACGCAATTATGGACCAGAAGTTCTGCAATGATTTTATGAAAAAATTCAGTACTAATCTAGGATGAACATCTGTGTTCTTATACTTGAAAAATATCTGTTAAATGTGTGTATTTTTTCCTTCTGACTTCTGTGCTGTGTCTGGGTTCCCCGGTCTCCCCGATTTGCAGGGTCCTATCTTCTAGATGGTCAAGGTGGAATGAGCCTGTCTCCCAGAGTTTCTACTCAAGATGCAAAAGAGTAAGTTCCATGGGCTACTCCTTGTCCAGCCAGCATgccattttctctttctttccTTTTTAACAGAATATGAGTACATTTATGATATCTACTTTGATTGAGTTACATGTTACAATTACTCACTGCAGAAGTCAAGAAGTTAAAGAAGCACTGAGAGCACAGATGGAAATGCAACGAAGCCTGCATGAACAAGTGGAGGTAAGTTTGACTGCTTCTTGTGTGCTGTCAGACAAGAAGGATTTACTCATCAACTTCAGTATCTTTACACATTTAAGGTTGGACGGGAATTTGTTGGTACATTGTCCGGAGGATATGGAGTCCTGCGCAGGCTTAACTTGTCTGACTCTTTTGTACTCACTGTGCTCACTTTATCTAATATTGCTGCTGCGTGTGGTTAAATTTTAGAGGACCATCACTCTAACAGAAAACAGCAGAGTCAGAGAGTATTCACCATTGACAAAACACTACTCTGTGGGGTTTATGCTAGAGGCAGTATGTTTGGGGAGTTATTTGCGTATTGTGACTAATTTCTTAAACAATTGCTTTGTAAAAATAAAAACCGAGGCCCCAAAGAAACTGAGAAGAGCAGCTCCTTCCATGATTTGTGAGCTTGTAGTTGTTGGACATTCATTTAACAATTA encodes:
- the LOC127300602 gene encoding protein PHR1-LIKE 2, with amino-acid sequence MFPPGLIHHRTDGPGPGEVPRSGGAPSLVLTADPKPRLRWTADLHERFVDAVAQLGGAEKATPKTILRTMGVKGLTLFHLKSHLQKYRMGKQPGKETPEQSKDGSYLLDGQGGMSLSPRVSTQDAKESQEVKEALRAQMEMQRSLHEQVEVQKHVDIRMDAYTTYINTLLEKACKIVTEQFSSSSFGVSDNNLPELSSGGFMCGTATDALSSSVFHQLSVSSNNLHSPGGKPSPSGIEGQLLLQRSTEFKRKSSC